The Enterococcus sp. 7F3_DIV0205 genome has a window encoding:
- the rnz gene encoding ribonuclease Z, giving the protein MELQFLGTGAGVPAKHRNVSSIALKLLDERNAVWLFDCGEGTQLQILKSNIRPRKIEKIFITHLHGDHIFGLPGLLSSRSFQGGNEKLEIYGPVGIADFVRTALKVSQTRLSYELKFIEIKEGIVFSDKQFTVTCKALDHGIASFGYRIVEADHEGELQVDKLAALNIPSGPIYGQIKRGESVELPDGRVINGKDFVGEKKLGRIVTILGDTRKTQNSILLAEKANVLVHESTFNKDEEKMAKAYYHSTSHHAAEVASKAQVDKLILTHISARYLTGDIIQLENEAKEIFPNTKIVKDMEIVEIPFKSE; this is encoded by the coding sequence ATGGAATTACAATTTTTAGGTACAGGAGCTGGGGTTCCAGCAAAGCATCGTAATGTAAGCAGCATTGCTTTAAAATTATTAGATGAAAGAAATGCTGTGTGGTTATTTGATTGTGGTGAAGGAACACAATTACAAATTTTAAAAAGTAATATTCGCCCAAGAAAAATCGAAAAAATTTTTATTACTCACCTTCATGGAGATCATATTTTTGGATTGCCAGGTTTGTTAAGCAGTCGTTCATTCCAAGGTGGAAATGAGAAACTAGAGATTTACGGACCCGTTGGTATTGCTGATTTCGTTCGGACAGCATTAAAAGTCTCGCAAACGCGGCTTTCGTATGAACTTAAGTTTATTGAAATCAAAGAAGGTATCGTATTTTCTGACAAACAATTTACTGTAACATGTAAAGCGCTAGATCATGGAATTGCGAGCTTTGGTTATCGAATCGTAGAAGCTGATCACGAAGGGGAATTACAAGTAGATAAATTAGCTGCTTTAAACATTCCATCAGGACCAATATACGGACAGATCAAACGAGGAGAATCTGTAGAATTACCAGACGGACGAGTAATCAACGGTAAAGATTTTGTTGGTGAAAAAAAACTAGGCAGAATCGTTACAATTTTAGGTGATACAAGAAAAACACAAAATAGTATATTACTTGCAGAAAAGGCAAATGTTTTAGTTCACGAAAGTACATTCAATAAAGACGAAGAAAAAATGGCGAAAGCTTATTATCATTCCACAAGTCACCATGCAGCAGAAGTTGCATCAAAAGCTCAAGTGGACAAACTAATACTCACTCATATCAGCGCCCGCTATTTAACAGGAGATATTATCCAGTTAGAAAATGAAGCGAAAGAAATTTTTCCTAACACAAAAATCGTTAAGGATATGGAAATTGTAGAGATTCCATTTAAATCTGAGTAA
- a CDS encoding DegV family protein: MTNVKIVTDSSCTMLKSVRDDLDIHMMPLSVMIDGVVYADDDHLEGEHFMELMSTAKALPKTSQPPIGEFVELYDRLGADGSEVISIHMTKGLSGTVEAARQAGNLSSANVTVIDSDFTDQGLSFQVIQAAKLAQNGASVPEILAEINHVKENTKLFIGISTLDNLVKGGRISRATGLLSSIFNMKVVMDFEHTELIPVAKGRGMKTFNKWFDELKNELSHLPNVRQIGISHADGLELANGFKEGLQALFPDMEIPVLHTNPVIATHTGKGAFAIMYYTD; the protein is encoded by the coding sequence ATGACAAATGTAAAAATTGTGACTGATTCTTCATGCACAATGCTGAAAAGTGTACGCGATGATTTAGATATTCACATGATGCCTTTATCTGTGATGATTGACGGCGTAGTATATGCTGATGATGATCATTTAGAAGGCGAACATTTTATGGAATTGATGAGTACAGCAAAAGCACTACCCAAGACAAGCCAACCACCTATTGGTGAATTTGTTGAGCTATATGATCGCTTAGGTGCTGATGGCAGTGAAGTGATTTCAATTCACATGACAAAAGGATTGAGCGGTACAGTGGAGGCAGCTAGACAAGCTGGCAATCTCAGTTCTGCAAACGTTACTGTGATCGATAGTGATTTCACTGACCAAGGGTTGTCATTCCAAGTAATCCAAGCAGCTAAACTTGCCCAAAACGGAGCAAGCGTGCCAGAGATTTTAGCTGAAATCAATCATGTTAAAGAAAATACGAAACTCTTTATTGGGATATCTACATTAGACAACCTAGTGAAGGGCGGTCGGATCAGCCGGGCAACTGGACTTTTATCTAGTATTTTCAATATGAAAGTCGTTATGGATTTCGAACATACAGAATTGATTCCTGTTGCTAAAGGACGAGGAATGAAAACTTTTAATAAATGGTTTGACGAGCTAAAAAATGAGTTAAGTCATTTGCCGAATGTACGACAAATCGGTATTTCTCACGCAGATGGATTAGAATTAGCGAATGGATTCAAAGAAGGGCTCCAAGCGTTGTTCCCTGATATGGAAATCCCTGTATTGCACACAAATCCTGTCATTGCAACGCATACAGGTAAAGGTGCTTTCGCTATAATGTACTATACAGACTGA
- a CDS encoding adenine phosphoribosyltransferase encodes MDLKDYIASIPDYPEKGVIFRDISPLMANGEAYREATKQIVDYAKEKRIDMVVGPEARGFIVGCPVAYELGVGFAPVRKKGKLPRETIEVTYDLEYGTDTLTLHKDAIIPGQRVLICDDLLATGGTIKATIELIESLGGIVVGCAFLIELMDLHGRDKITGYEIVTLMEY; translated from the coding sequence ATGGACTTAAAAGATTATATTGCTAGTATTCCGGATTATCCAGAAAAAGGGGTCATCTTTAGAGATATCTCACCATTGATGGCAAATGGTGAGGCATATCGTGAAGCAACAAAACAAATCGTTGATTATGCAAAAGAAAAAAGAATTGATATGGTCGTAGGACCTGAAGCACGCGGTTTTATCGTAGGATGTCCTGTCGCATATGAGCTAGGTGTTGGGTTTGCTCCAGTTCGTAAAAAAGGCAAATTGCCTCGTGAAACAATCGAAGTAACTTATGACTTAGAATATGGTACTGATACATTAACTCTTCATAAGGATGCGATCATCCCAGGACAAAGAGTATTGATTTGTGATGATTTATTAGCAACTGGCGGTACGATCAAGGCGACGATTGAATTAATCGAATCTTTAGGTGGCATTGTTGTCGGCTGTGCCTTTTTGATCGAATTGATGGACTTGCATGGACGAGATAAAATTACTGGTTATGAAATTGTTACATTGATGGAATATTAA
- a CDS encoding SDR family NAD(P)-dependent oxidoreductase, with amino-acid sequence MFKGQDLTDKIVVVTGGSAGLGEQICYEAAKKGAIVVVCARRINLIGKVKETCEELSGKQAFSFQLDISDPENVENVFHKIESEVGPIDILVNNAGFGIFENFIDIDLAVARNMFEVNVLGMMVFTQKAALQMAERGTGHIINIASMAGKMATAKSTVYSATKFAVLGFSNALRLELKPLGISVTTVNPGPIQTEFFDKADPSGDYLASVDLFVLEPNKLAKEIVNAMGTCKREINRPKVMEGAYRLYTLFPHIGDLLAGGILNKK; translated from the coding sequence ATGTTTAAGGGACAGGATTTAACAGATAAAATTGTTGTTGTAACAGGTGGTTCTGCTGGTTTAGGGGAACAAATTTGTTATGAAGCAGCAAAAAAAGGGGCAATTGTGGTGGTGTGTGCTAGACGCATCAATTTGATTGGGAAAGTCAAAGAAACATGCGAAGAGTTAAGTGGAAAACAGGCATTCTCTTTCCAACTAGATATTTCAGATCCTGAGAATGTAGAGAATGTTTTTCATAAAATCGAATCAGAAGTTGGCCCAATCGATATATTAGTGAACAATGCTGGCTTTGGAATTTTTGAAAACTTCATAGATATTGATTTAGCTGTTGCTAGAAATATGTTTGAAGTAAATGTTTTAGGTATGATGGTCTTTACTCAAAAAGCAGCCCTTCAAATGGCTGAAAGAGGAACTGGACATATTATCAATATAGCCTCAATGGCTGGGAAGATGGCGACAGCCAAGTCGACTGTTTATTCAGCAACTAAATTTGCGGTCCTAGGTTTCTCAAATGCTTTACGTCTAGAACTAAAGCCATTAGGTATTTCCGTGACAACAGTTAATCCAGGTCCTATTCAAACAGAATTTTTCGATAAAGCGGATCCTTCAGGAGACTATTTAGCTTCGGTTGATTTGTTTGTTTTAGAACCAAATAAACTAGCGAAAGAAATTGTTAATGCCATGGGAACCTGTAAGCGTGAAATCAATCGACCAAAAGTGATGGAAGGTGCATATCGTTTGTACACATTATTTCCTCATATAGGCGATCTACTAGCTGGTGGAATATTGAATAAGAAATAA
- the recJ gene encoding single-stranded-DNA-specific exonuclease RecJ: MKKAKYMWQLREKTELPEEFSTILTNEQINPLLGQLLWHRGIQSKEAIEVFLRPTIENLYDPFLMHDMEKTVTRIQEAVAKGEKILVYGDYDADGITSTTVMKEAIELIGGEVEYFLPNRFIHGYGPNLAVFKEQIENGAQLIITVDNGVAGHEAINFATEQGIDVIVTDHHELPPELPNAFTIVHPKHPEGHYPFGDLAGVGVAFKVATALLGELPAEFLDLVAIGTIADLVSLTDENRVLVKMGLEMIQNGERIGLDILIHLAELKKEAISEESIGFTIAPRLNALGRLGDATPGVELMTTFDEEEAERIASYINSQNETRKEIVATITKEAFELIDSTEPIHIVAKQGWHEGVLGIVAGRIMQDTGKPTIVLTIDENNEIAKGSGRSVSALNLYDALNEIREDFSHFGGHHMAAGMTLPVVNIDKVKKHLANYLEVNQIDLSQGQELLLDESLKVEEATIPFIKQLKILAPFGTDNPVPNFLFEDVTVEQSRQIGADKSHLKFQLSQIGAKLDAIAFQMGNQIDELGQGTTNIVGQLSINEWNGNKKPQLMVTDFSVDGVQLFDLRGKSARQKEIPVANTLYIYFNANSQKLIDDPTSDQFLFSTITETVERIEKTNSQQVVFVDCPDDVDLLKQITQTAKIERVYMMGISQEEAYLNGTGTREQYAQLYKFVRQQEQVDVRYKLNVVAQHLKIQEKLLIFMIQVFFDLGFVTIENGVLRKVESPENHPLTESKVYQTRLKKIKTEEFLLYSDRETLQQWLWNEEEV, from the coding sequence GTGAAAAAAGCAAAATATATGTGGCAATTACGAGAAAAGACAGAATTACCTGAAGAATTTTCAACTATACTAACCAATGAACAAATAAATCCTTTACTAGGGCAACTATTATGGCATCGTGGTATCCAGTCAAAAGAAGCGATAGAAGTATTTTTACGTCCTACAATAGAAAATCTTTATGATCCTTTTTTAATGCATGACATGGAAAAAACTGTTACGAGAATTCAAGAGGCCGTAGCTAAGGGCGAAAAAATCTTAGTTTATGGAGATTATGATGCAGACGGCATTACAAGTACGACAGTGATGAAAGAAGCGATAGAATTGATTGGTGGTGAAGTGGAATACTTCTTGCCAAACCGTTTTATTCATGGATATGGTCCTAATTTAGCTGTATTTAAAGAACAAATCGAAAATGGTGCCCAACTGATCATTACTGTGGATAATGGTGTAGCAGGGCATGAAGCCATCAATTTCGCAACCGAACAAGGGATTGATGTCATTGTGACAGATCATCATGAACTACCGCCAGAGTTACCAAATGCTTTTACAATTGTTCATCCAAAACATCCAGAAGGACACTATCCATTTGGAGATTTAGCTGGGGTAGGGGTGGCTTTTAAGGTTGCAACGGCATTATTAGGTGAATTGCCTGCCGAATTTCTTGATTTAGTTGCGATTGGAACAATTGCAGATTTAGTTTCGCTGACCGATGAAAACAGAGTCCTTGTCAAAATGGGACTGGAAATGATTCAAAACGGTGAAAGAATTGGTTTAGACATCTTGATCCATCTGGCAGAGTTGAAAAAAGAAGCAATCAGTGAAGAGAGTATTGGGTTTACGATCGCACCACGATTGAATGCTTTAGGTAGATTAGGCGATGCAACTCCAGGGGTAGAATTGATGACTACCTTTGACGAAGAAGAAGCAGAACGAATTGCATCTTATATCAATAGTCAAAATGAGACGCGTAAAGAAATCGTAGCTACAATCACTAAAGAAGCTTTTGAACTTATTGATTCGACAGAGCCGATTCATATTGTTGCAAAACAAGGCTGGCACGAAGGTGTTTTAGGTATTGTAGCTGGACGAATCATGCAAGATACAGGAAAACCGACAATTGTACTGACAATTGATGAAAATAACGAAATAGCTAAAGGTTCAGGGCGTAGTGTTTCAGCATTGAATTTGTATGATGCCCTAAATGAAATTCGGGAAGACTTTTCTCATTTCGGGGGTCATCATATGGCTGCTGGTATGACTTTACCTGTAGTAAATATTGATAAAGTAAAAAAACATCTCGCAAATTATCTTGAAGTAAATCAGATCGATCTTTCCCAAGGTCAAGAATTGTTGCTCGATGAATCACTGAAAGTTGAAGAAGCAACAATCCCTTTTATTAAGCAGCTAAAAATTCTGGCTCCTTTTGGAACAGATAATCCCGTTCCAAACTTTTTATTTGAAGATGTCACAGTTGAACAAAGCCGTCAAATTGGCGCTGATAAAAGTCACCTTAAATTCCAATTAAGTCAAATTGGTGCTAAATTAGATGCGATTGCCTTTCAGATGGGCAATCAAATAGATGAATTGGGTCAGGGCACAACCAATATTGTAGGTCAATTATCGATCAATGAATGGAATGGGAATAAAAAGCCCCAGCTGATGGTCACTGATTTTTCTGTTGATGGTGTTCAATTGTTCGATTTACGTGGAAAAAGCGCTCGTCAAAAAGAGATACCCGTTGCAAATACTCTATATATCTATTTTAATGCAAATAGTCAAAAATTGATCGATGACCCTACGAGTGATCAGTTTTTATTCAGCACTATAACTGAAACCGTTGAGAGAATTGAAAAAACGAATAGTCAACAAGTAGTTTTTGTTGATTGCCCAGATGATGTGGATTTATTAAAACAAATCACACAAACTGCTAAAATAGAACGGGTCTATATGATGGGGATTTCTCAAGAAGAAGCCTATTTGAACGGAACCGGAACAAGGGAACAATATGCGCAACTATACAAATTTGTGAGACAACAAGAACAAGTGGATGTTCGTTATAAGTTAAATGTTGTGGCACAACATTTAAAAATACAAGAAAAACTATTAATTTTTATGATTCAGGTGTTTTTTGATCTAGGATTTGTTACAATAGAAAACGGTGTTTTAAGAAAAGTTGAAAGTCCTGAAAATCATCCATTAACGGAAAGTAAGGTCTATCAAACTCGCCTAAAAAAAATCAAAACAGAAGAGTTTTTGTTATACAGCGATCGTGAAACGTTACAACAATGGCTGTGGAATGAGGAGGAAGTTTAG
- a CDS encoding sensor histidine kinase yields MNKQLSKKQRVNYFLMNLISFASIFLILGLIVFQLVQTSMYETVDHDLQRLADDQKFLQHQLTKSQQVQDNSRPLGKLDTPPPNNFQQQVILWTKEGKIANKAELGSRYYDFQNLRLSTKNLHNISSIQTNDSNGRTLHFHSITLPVENQDQIAYIQLLVNTDPIKGTVEQFKQILIICMIIFGLLSIALSYFLSKWFMKPILTSWKKQQEFVENASHELRTPLTIIQAKLERLFTKPNHTILEESETIALSLDEVQRLSQLTSDLLLLARSDSNSLTLEKEPVKINPFLNTVLMPYQELAVAEGKEFLIDLGEDQQLVFDKKRIHQLLIILLDNALKYTVAGEKIVVSSSVKNNQWLIKISDTGIGISEEKKTAVFERFYRVEESRNRKTGGYGIGLAIAKWIVDEHQGKIELKDTTPKGTTVVLRFPIK; encoded by the coding sequence ATGAATAAGCAACTAAGTAAAAAGCAACGAGTTAATTATTTCTTGATGAACTTAATTTCATTTGCAAGTATTTTTTTGATATTAGGTTTGATCGTTTTTCAATTAGTGCAAACGTCTATGTACGAAACTGTGGATCATGATTTGCAACGACTTGCTGATGATCAAAAATTTTTACAACATCAATTAACGAAATCCCAGCAAGTGCAAGACAATTCACGTCCACTAGGCAAGTTAGACACACCACCTCCAAACAATTTTCAACAACAGGTGATTCTTTGGACCAAAGAAGGCAAAATAGCCAATAAAGCTGAGTTAGGTTCTCGCTATTACGATTTTCAAAACTTAAGGTTATCAACTAAAAATTTACATAACATTAGCAGCATTCAAACAAATGACAGTAATGGGCGTACTTTGCACTTCCACTCGATCACACTACCTGTAGAAAATCAGGATCAAATAGCCTATATTCAACTTTTAGTGAACACAGATCCAATCAAAGGAACTGTTGAACAGTTTAAGCAAATACTGATCATTTGTATGATTATTTTCGGTTTATTATCGATCGCTTTAAGTTATTTCCTTTCAAAATGGTTTATGAAACCTATATTGACTTCCTGGAAAAAACAACAGGAATTTGTTGAAAATGCTTCTCATGAGTTAAGAACACCGCTAACGATCATCCAAGCGAAACTAGAACGATTATTTACTAAGCCAAACCATACAATTCTAGAAGAATCAGAAACAATTGCTTTATCACTTGACGAGGTTCAACGTTTAAGCCAATTAACAAGCGATTTGCTCTTACTGGCTCGTTCGGATTCCAATTCATTGACTCTTGAAAAAGAACCTGTGAAAATCAATCCTTTTTTGAATACGGTACTTATGCCTTATCAAGAATTAGCTGTAGCAGAAGGAAAAGAATTTCTTATTGATTTAGGGGAAGATCAACAACTCGTTTTCGATAAAAAAAGAATCCATCAACTACTGATTATTTTGTTGGATAATGCACTAAAATATACTGTAGCTGGTGAAAAAATAGTCGTTTCTTCGAGTGTAAAAAATAATCAATGGCTCATTAAAATCAGCGACACTGGGATTGGCATTAGTGAAGAGAAAAAAACAGCGGTCTTTGAACGATTCTATCGTGTGGAAGAGTCAAGAAATCGCAAAACAGGCGGTTACGGTATTGGTCTTGCAATTGCAAAATGGATCGTGGATGAACACCAAGGAAAAATCGAATTGAAAGATACAACACCAAAAGGAACAACAGTGGTTCTACGTTTTCCTATAAAATAA
- the msrA gene encoding peptide-methionine (S)-S-oxide reductase MsrA has translation MSEKAIFAGGCFWCMIQPFDTQPGIHSVVSGYTGGHVANPTYEQVLSHTTGHTEAVEIEFDPLVMPYEKLVEIYWQQTDPTDALGQFEDRGDNYRPVIFYTNEEQKKIAEKSRRELQESGKFSEPIVTSIEPASIFYPAEEYHQDFYQKDPKRYEQAHLNRANFIEENW, from the coding sequence TTGAGCGAAAAAGCAATCTTTGCTGGCGGGTGTTTTTGGTGCATGATCCAGCCTTTCGACACACAACCTGGTATTCACTCAGTAGTTTCCGGCTATACGGGCGGTCACGTTGCTAATCCAACATATGAGCAAGTACTGAGTCATACTACAGGTCACACAGAAGCTGTTGAGATTGAATTTGATCCACTAGTAATGCCTTATGAAAAACTAGTTGAAATATATTGGCAACAGACAGATCCAACAGATGCTCTAGGTCAGTTTGAAGATCGCGGGGATAATTACCGTCCAGTTATCTTTTATACAAATGAAGAGCAGAAAAAAATTGCAGAAAAAAGTCGGCGAGAGCTACAAGAAAGCGGCAAATTTAGCGAGCCGATCGTTACATCGATTGAACCTGCAAGTATCTTTTACCCAGCAGAAGAATATCACCAAGATTTTTACCAAAAAGATCCTAAACGATATGAACAAGCACATCTAAATCGAGCAAACTTTATAGAAGAAAATTGGTGA
- the trhA gene encoding PAQR family membrane homeostasis protein TrhA: protein MEKVKFSRKYMILNEVLNAVTHGIGAGLSIAGLVILLVKGARLGSAVHVVSYAIYGSTLILLFLSSTLFHSLIFTRAKKVFQVFDHSSIFLLIAGSYTPFCLLSIKGWLGWLLFVLIWVMAISGVVYKSLTLHKQETVKNVSTVIYIIMGWLCITAAKPLYDSLGPTGIALLVAGGVSYTLGAAFYSLKSVRFMHVVWHLFVMLGAGFMFFSILLYT, encoded by the coding sequence TTGGAAAAAGTAAAATTCTCCAGAAAATATATGATTTTAAATGAAGTACTTAATGCAGTAACTCATGGGATTGGGGCTGGATTAAGTATTGCAGGGTTAGTGATTTTGCTGGTTAAAGGTGCTCGTCTTGGTTCGGCTGTTCATGTTGTTTCATATGCTATTTATGGGTCGACACTGATTCTCCTCTTTCTATCTTCGACTCTATTTCACAGTCTGATTTTCACGCGGGCAAAGAAAGTCTTTCAAGTTTTTGATCATAGTTCCATTTTCTTATTGATTGCTGGAAGTTATACCCCTTTTTGTTTATTGAGTATCAAAGGCTGGTTAGGTTGGTTATTGTTTGTACTCATCTGGGTAATGGCAATTAGTGGTGTTGTCTATAAATCTTTGACGCTCCATAAACAAGAAACGGTAAAAAATGTTTCTACAGTGATTTATATTATTATGGGGTGGCTTTGTATAACTGCGGCAAAACCTTTATACGATTCTTTAGGACCTACAGGTATTGCTCTGCTAGTGGCAGGAGGCGTTTCTTATACTTTAGGTGCTGCATTTTATAGCTTGAAGAGTGTTCGCTTTATGCATGTGGTTTGGCATCTGTTCGTTATGCTGGGAGCTGGATTTATGTTCTTTTCAATTTTACTTTATACTTAA
- a CDS encoding YozE family protein has product MRRSFYHYLMTLRAPKKTEESQFANDAAKDIQFPKQSEDYHELSSYLEMNADYLSNMHIFDDLWEKYVENNK; this is encoded by the coding sequence ATGAGAAGAAGTTTTTATCACTACTTAATGACACTAAGAGCTCCTAAGAAGACCGAAGAGAGCCAATTCGCAAATGATGCAGCAAAAGATATTCAATTTCCAAAACAGTCTGAAGACTATCATGAGCTATCTAGTTATTTAGAAATGAATGCCGATTATTTAAGTAATATGCACATTTTTGATGACTTATGGGAAAAATACGTAGAAAACAATAAATAA
- a CDS encoding YpmS family protein: MNEPEEKKEVKKENKRRKKAPEVKSTINRWKVAFIVLVALIIGSLAFVFVRITQVREPNYKPVPELVEKDGTPVVAIQSKKKQVNALIDFYLSDFQKGSDITYKFYLENEAMLNGTFKVLGHPIQFYLYFDPYVMDNGNVQLKAKSLSIGTLGLPMKEILKFVQRDYKLPNWVEVNPEDSTILLRLDQFRMQNGLFIRAEKINLVDDDIRMNIYLPKDNSDKKEESN, from the coding sequence ATGAATGAACCAGAGGAAAAAAAAGAAGTGAAAAAAGAAAATAAACGAAGAAAAAAAGCGCCTGAAGTGAAAAGTACAATCAACCGTTGGAAAGTAGCATTCATTGTTTTAGTTGCACTGATTATTGGTAGCTTAGCTTTTGTTTTTGTAAGAATCACACAGGTTCGTGAACCAAACTATAAACCTGTTCCTGAACTAGTAGAAAAAGACGGTACACCTGTTGTAGCAATTCAATCCAAGAAAAAACAGGTAAATGCGTTGATCGATTTTTATCTTAGTGATTTTCAAAAGGGATCAGATATCACCTATAAATTTTATTTAGAAAATGAAGCAATGTTGAATGGCACTTTTAAAGTTTTAGGACACCCTATCCAATTTTACCTTTATTTTGATCCTTATGTGATGGACAATGGCAATGTACAATTAAAAGCAAAAAGCTTATCCATCGGGACATTAGGATTACCGATGAAAGAAATTTTAAAATTTGTCCAAAGAGATTATAAATTACCTAATTGGGTAGAAGTAAATCCAGAAGATAGTACGATTTTATTACGTTTAGATCAATTTAGAATGCAAAACGGTTTATTTATACGCGCAGAAAAAATAAATCTAGTGGATGATGATATTCGTATGAATATATACTTGCCAAAAGATAACAGTGACAAGAAGGAGGAATCGAATTGA
- a CDS encoding LapA family protein: MKNQWRVVIGLILVLIVVIFAVLNNQTVPVNFGFAKISGPLILIILGSAIVGALIGLLTSTTTMLKQKKQVKELKKDIELYKNDADKLAQEEVEKVKRAYENQLAELQAKYDTAAPTPITPVSDAESVGSRVDHFTKPRSKEEEI; the protein is encoded by the coding sequence ATGAAAAATCAGTGGCGTGTTGTTATCGGTCTTATTTTGGTTCTGATCGTTGTCATTTTTGCTGTATTAAATAATCAGACAGTACCAGTCAACTTTGGCTTTGCTAAAATCTCAGGTCCATTGATCCTCATTATTTTGGGCTCTGCCATTGTTGGTGCACTGATTGGTCTACTGACTTCAACAACTACAATGTTGAAGCAAAAGAAACAAGTAAAAGAATTAAAGAAAGACATTGAACTGTACAAAAACGATGCAGATAAATTAGCGCAAGAAGAAGTTGAAAAAGTAAAGCGGGCATATGAAAATCAACTGGCTGAATTACAAGCAAAATATGATACCGCTGCACCAACACCTATCACGCCAGTCTCAGATGCGGAATCTGTTGGTAGTCGTGTTGATCATTTTACTAAACCAAGAAGTAAGGAAGAAGAGATTTAA
- a CDS encoding SGNH/GDSL hydrolase family protein yields the protein MKVFFKKNWSSFALFFITLISVFLLLIVALPKAGPILGTGTKQTTKAQTKEVIHYTAIGDSLTEGIGDLTNSGGFVPLVASDLQERYHLNGVQTDNFGKNGDRSDQILKRIKKSQEIQDGLTSADVITLTVGGNDLMKVIKGDVFRLTKNSFEKPLKKYQKEVEKLLTEIRKYNGHAPIYVLGIYNPFYLYFPDITEMQEIVDSWNNGTEEIVKAEKNAYFIPINDLLYKGAGDEVGIVSSEDIASGMTSSGEQDIKNNALYEEDHFHPNNLGYQIMASTVRDEMVKTKNEWLKKGSE from the coding sequence ATGAAAGTATTTTTCAAAAAAAATTGGTCCAGTTTTGCTCTTTTTTTCATAACGCTTATCAGTGTTTTTTTATTATTGATTGTAGCACTTCCAAAAGCAGGTCCAATTTTAGGTACTGGTACAAAACAAACGACTAAAGCTCAAACAAAAGAAGTGATTCATTACACTGCCATTGGTGATTCGCTGACAGAAGGAATTGGTGATCTAACAAACTCTGGCGGCTTTGTTCCATTAGTTGCAAGTGATTTACAAGAACGCTATCATTTGAACGGGGTTCAAACAGATAATTTTGGTAAAAATGGGGATCGTAGCGATCAAATTCTTAAAAGAATCAAAAAGAGTCAAGAAATTCAAGATGGCTTAACATCAGCGGATGTCATTACATTGACTGTAGGCGGGAACGATTTAATGAAAGTAATCAAGGGTGACGTGTTTCGCTTAACAAAAAATTCATTTGAAAAACCATTAAAAAAATATCAAAAAGAGGTAGAGAAACTACTAACAGAAATCCGCAAATATAATGGCCATGCACCAATCTACGTTTTAGGGATCTACAATCCTTTTTATCTTTACTTCCCTGATATTACCGAGATGCAAGAGATAGTCGATAGTTGGAACAATGGAACAGAAGAAATCGTCAAAGCAGAGAAAAACGCATACTTCATTCCAATCAATGATTTACTCTATAAAGGTGCAGGTGACGAAGTAGGGATCGTCAGCAGCGAAGACATAGCTTCTGGTATGACCTCCAGTGGTGAGCAGGATATCAAAAATAATGCTCTTTATGAAGAAGATCACTTCCATCCCAATAATTTAGGGTATCAAATCATGGCTAGTACAGTTCGTGATGAAATGGTAAAAACAAAAAATGAATGGCTTAAAAAGGGAAGCGAGTGA